The DNA segment GCAGCGCCGGCGACGATCAGTGCGTCGAACTCGGTGGAGCGGGCGGTGAGGTAGGTCCGCTGGACCACCATGCCGCCGTCGAGCTTCCCGCCGGTGGGAGCGATGAGCAGCGGAACCATCCCGGCGTCGTGAATACCGCTGGTCAAGGTGGCAACGGCCGTGAGGTCGCTGTTGGCGTCGGCGATGATGCCGATGATCCGGCCGTCGACCGGCCAGGTGCCGCCGATCTGCGAGACGGTGGGGCTTGGCTCGTGATCCTCGACCTGCACGGTTGGTGCTGGAGCTGTGAGACCGAGACCCAGGGCTACCTCGGCAGCGAGACGCTCGTCGATGTTGGCCAGATGCTGGAGCTGGCGAACCCGCAGGGTCTCTTCGTAGACCTTGCCCAGTTCGAAGGTGTAGGAGGAGATGACGTGGTCCTGCTCCAGCGGGGTCAGGGACTTGAAGAACATCCGCACCTGGCTGAAGTGGTCCTCGAACGTGGCGGGGCTTTCCCTCACCTTCTGCGACGCGGGCAGTTCCTCAGGCACCTCAATGTAGGCGCTCATGTCCTCGCCCGCGAGGAATGGGCATCCGCCGTCGAGCGAGTTGGGCCGGTAGGGCGCCACTCCGCCGTGGACCGCTGTCTGGTGCATTCCGTCCCGGAGCATGTCATTGACCGGTGCGTGGGGTCGGTTGATCGGCAGCTGGGCGAAGTTCGGCCCTCCGAGACGACTGATCTGGGTATCGATGTAGGAGAACAGCCGGCCCTGCAGCAGGGGGTCGTTCGTGACGTCGATGCCCGGTACCAGGTGCCCCGGGTGGAAGGCGATCTGCTCTGTCTCAGCGAAGTAGTTGGTCGGATTTGCGTTCAGGGTCATCGTGCCGATGATCTGGACGGGAGCCAACTCTTCTGGGACAAACTTGGTGGGGTCCAGCAGGTCGATGCCTTCGAACATTTCGTCTTCGGTATCAGGGAACGTCTGGATGCCCAGGTCCCACTGCGGGAAGGCGCCGGCCTCAATCGAGTCGGCGAGGTCGCGGCGGTGGAAGTCGGGGTCCATGCCGTTGATGATCTGGGCTTCTTCCCAGACCAGCGAATGCACGCCCTGCTTGGGCTTCCAGTGGATCTTCACCAGCGTGGTCTCGCCCGCCTTGTTCTGGAGCCGGAAGGTGTGGACGCCGAAGCCTTCCATCGTCCGGTACGACCGCGGGATTCCTCGATCGGACATGTTCCACATGGTGTGCGCCTGCGCTTCGCTATGCAGGGAGACGAAATCCCAGAACGTGTCGTGGGCACTCTGCGCCTGGGGGATCTCGCGGTCCGGGTGCGGTTTGCCTGCGTGGATCACGTCGGGGAACTTGATGGAGTCCTGGATGAAAAACACCGGGATGTTGTTTCCCACGAGGTCGTAGGTGCCCTCGTCGGTGTAGAACTTGGTGGCGAAGCCGCGGGTATCGCGCACCGCGTCAGCTGAGCCTCGCGAGCCCAACACTGTGGAGAATCGCACGAAGACTGGCGTCTCGACGTCTTTGGCGAGGAAGCCAGCCTTCGTGACGCCTGCTGCGGCACCATTGGCCACAAAGGTTCCATGAGCACCAGCGCCGCGGGCGTGGACGACACGCTCCGGGATGCGCTCGTGGTCGAAATGGGTAATCTTTTCGCGCAGGTGGTGGTCCTGCAGGAGCACCGGACCGCGGGGGCCCGCCTTAAGTGAGTGATCGGTGTCAGCGACCCGCGTGCCCTGGGCGGTGGTGAGGAAGCGCCCGCTCTGCGAGTTGACCGTTTTTGCTGCTCCGGTGGGGGTGCCGGTGGGCGACACCGTCTCGGGTGCGCCCTGATCTGGTTTGGGCGGCAGTGGCTCGCGAGGTTCCACCGGCTCCGTCAGGCTGGGAGGCTCCACCGAAGGTGCCCCGGGGATAGGCGGGGTGGTGCTCGGTGAATTCTCATCAGTCATTGATCGCTCCAAACGCTCGGATGGGGCAGTGTTCCTGCTCCACCTTCCCAGCCTACACTTAATACTAAGCAGGCTTTGTAGTTTGACGAGATGGTTAGACCGGAGTAAAGGTTCCCGGGATGTCGGCGACCTTCCTGCGGATCTGATACACCAACCAGTCGACCAGTAGCCGACCCGCCGCAGGATGGTTCGCATCCGTGTCGTGCTGCTGGGCGTGCCAGCGCATCACGTCCTCGTTGGCGGGACTGTTGTTGAGCAGCCAGGTGAGTGGGCACTCTTCCAGCGCTCTGGGGTGTGGTGCACCCAACCGCGCGAACTGCCAGTGGTAGGCCAACCCGCCGAGGTAGGTGCGCGGAGCCGCCGGATGAATGTCCAGCGTGAATCCTTCCGCCCACCGCGCCGCCTCGGCGGCGGGGATGGGGCGGGAGAAGTAGTATCCCTGCCCCAGGGGCGAGCCGAGGACGACGGCGGCCTCAGTTATCCCCAAATCCTCCAGTCCTTCGATGGCCACATTCATTCCAAAATCCCGGCCCATCTGGATAAGCGAGGCAATCATGCTCAGTGTTTCCACCGGCTTCCTCCGGATTTCGGACAGCAGTTCGCGGTCCAGTTTGATCGCGCTGAACGGGAGGGCGGAGAGCCGTTTGAGGCTGCTGTAGCCGGCCCCCAGGTCATCCATGGCCAGCCCGACGCCGAGCGCCACCAGCTGGTCCAGAGCATCCCGCTGCACCTCCCACTCGAGGGTCTGGGATTCGAGCAGTTCAAGACCCAGCCTGTCCGCGGACACCCCATGACGCTGCAGCGAGCTGCGCACCAGGTCCAGGCACTCGGGGTTCAGCAGGGTACTGGGAGGAAGGTTCACCGAGATATTCGCGTGGAGGCCGTCCCTATCCCAGGCGGCAACCCATCCCACCGCCATATCAATCATCTGCGCAAACAGGTCATCAAGCTCAACGTCCGACAAATAGGGGAGGAATTCGCCAGGAGCCACCAGGCGCCCATCAGGCATCCGCAGCCGGGCCAGCGCCTCAAACAAATGGACAGACCCATCCCGCAGGTCGATGACGGGCTGCATGTGCGCTTCCAAGCCACCCGACCGCAGTTCCTTCCGGTAGGCCTCGATGACATCGGCGTCGGGACGCGGCCCCGCACCCGCGACCCCGGCGTGCAGGTACGTCAGGTTGGATCCAGCCTCGGCGAGTGGCTCAATCGCTGCAAGCGTCCACCACCGCGCACGGTTCGTTTTCGTCTTCTTCGATTGATAGAGCGCATCATCGGCGCTGCGCAGCAGGGACGCCATGTCACAGCCATCCCGGGGAAACAGCGCCAGCCCCATGCTCATACCCACCCTGACACTCCTGCCCGAGGCAAGGAACGGCCGCTCCACGGCAGTGTGGAGCAGGTCGAGG comes from the Arthrobacter sp. CAN_C5 genome and includes:
- a CDS encoding catalase, translated to MTDENSPSTTPPIPGAPSVEPPSLTEPVEPREPLPPKPDQGAPETVSPTGTPTGAAKTVNSQSGRFLTTAQGTRVADTDHSLKAGPRGPVLLQDHHLREKITHFDHERIPERVVHARGAGAHGTFVANGAAAGVTKAGFLAKDVETPVFVRFSTVLGSRGSADAVRDTRGFATKFYTDEGTYDLVGNNIPVFFIQDSIKFPDVIHAGKPHPDREIPQAQSAHDTFWDFVSLHSEAQAHTMWNMSDRGIPRSYRTMEGFGVHTFRLQNKAGETTLVKIHWKPKQGVHSLVWEEAQIINGMDPDFHRRDLADSIEAGAFPQWDLGIQTFPDTEDEMFEGIDLLDPTKFVPEELAPVQIIGTMTLNANPTNYFAETEQIAFHPGHLVPGIDVTNDPLLQGRLFSYIDTQISRLGGPNFAQLPINRPHAPVNDMLRDGMHQTAVHGGVAPYRPNSLDGGCPFLAGEDMSAYIEVPEELPASQKVRESPATFEDHFSQVRMFFKSLTPLEQDHVISSYTFELGKVYEETLRVRQLQHLANIDERLAAEVALGLGLTAPAPTVQVEDHEPSPTVSQIGGTWPVDGRIIGIIADANSDLTAVATLTSGIHDAGMVPLLIAPTGGKLDGGMVVQRTYLTARSTEFDALIVAGAATPGDDAANSRDAKAGSPGGTIDPRVALLLSEAFRHSKAIGGVGDVAAVLQASAISIDAPGVVTGDATPVLTALGELLAKHRVWDRFPAPAQ
- a CDS encoding bifunctional diguanylate cyclase/phosphodiesterase, which gives rise to MALKWGSRFKGEGLPDSLFAQAHAAMSEVSLITDAHQRILHVSDSFTAITGHRPEDVMGRNCSMLQGPGSDPETKRAMRAAVAAGEPFRGEILNYRKDGSAFWNDLSITPLRNVAGKVTHFVSVQRDINTRMALHEQLRFQALHDPVTGLPNRVALAERLSEIFTVGDHSEVTAAVGMIDLDDFRAVNNAFGHEAGDQLLKEWGVRMQANLRDGDFLGRMGGDEFVLVVQDIDRASAPAVLANILDLLHTAVERPFLASGRSVRVGMSMGLALFPRDGCDMASLLRSADDALYQSKKTKTNRARWWTLAAIEPLAEAGSNLTYLHAGVAGAGPRPDADVIEAYRKELRSGGLEAHMQPVIDLRDGSVHLFEALARLRMPDGRLVAPGEFLPYLSDVELDDLFAQMIDMAVGWVAAWDRDGLHANISVNLPPSTLLNPECLDLVRSSLQRHGVSADRLGLELLESQTLEWEVQRDALDQLVALGVGLAMDDLGAGYSSLKRLSALPFSAIKLDRELLSEIRRKPVETLSMIASLIQMGRDFGMNVAIEGLEDLGITEAAVVLGSPLGQGYYFSRPIPAAEAARWAEGFTLDIHPAAPRTYLGGLAYHWQFARLGAPHPRALEECPLTWLLNNSPANEDVMRWHAQQHDTDANHPAAGRLLVDWLVYQIRRKVADIPGTFTPV